In one window of Coralliovum pocilloporae DNA:
- a CDS encoding ubiquinol-cytochrome C chaperone family protein, whose translation MIFGLFRRNQPSDEVHQIYGVIVAQARQPSFYTHFGINDTVTGRFDMIVLHAFLLFHRLSVEDEAKRTFGQKVFDLMFKDMDRSLREMGVGDISVPKKVKKMVQAFYGRCQAYGEAVSPDAEPGALAAAVSRNLFPDDKKELEAQALADYIRKNISRLSDCPVEEILSGQLSFADPEQYLP comes from the coding sequence ATGATTTTCGGCCTTTTCCGTCGAAACCAACCGTCCGATGAGGTCCATCAGATTTATGGCGTGATCGTGGCACAGGCCCGTCAGCCATCATTTTATACGCATTTCGGTATAAACGATACCGTGACCGGGCGTTTTGATATGATTGTGCTGCACGCGTTTCTCCTGTTTCACCGTCTGTCTGTTGAGGATGAGGCAAAGCGGACCTTTGGTCAGAAGGTTTTTGACCTTATGTTTAAGGATATGGACCGGTCGCTGAGAGAGATGGGTGTTGGTGATATTTCGGTGCCCAAGAAGGTGAAAAAGATGGTTCAGGCTTTTTATGGGCGCTGTCAGGCGTATGGAGAGGCTGTCTCACCTGATGCTGAGCCGGGTGCGCTGGCTGCAGCTGTCAGCCGGAACCTTTTCCCTGATGACAAAAAAGAGCTGGAAGCGCAGGCTCTGGCCGATTATATCCGCAAAAACATTTCCCGGCTTAGCGATTGTCCAGTAGAGGAAATTCTCTCAGGCCAGTTGTCGTTTGCTGATCCGGAACAATATCTGCCGTAA
- a CDS encoding integration host factor subunit alpha, with amino-acid sequence MGGKTITRADLCEAVYQKVGLSRTESSDLVELVLKEISDCLVTGETVKLSSFGSFVVRSKGERIGRNPKTGEEVPISPRRVMVFKPSNVLKNRVNDGLSKGGNAGK; translated from the coding sequence ATGGGGGGGAAAACGATTACGCGCGCTGACCTGTGCGAGGCCGTCTATCAGAAGGTTGGTTTGTCCCGGACAGAGTCGTCGGATCTTGTTGAGCTTGTTCTCAAGGAGATTTCAGACTGTCTTGTGACCGGTGAAACCGTCAAGTTGTCGTCATTTGGTTCTTTTGTCGTCCGTTCCAAAGGAGAACGGATTGGACGTAATCCCAAAACCGGTGAGGAAGTTCCGATTTCGCCACGGCGTGTCATGGTCTTCAAACCGAGCAATGTTCTGAAGAACCGTGTGAATGACGGACTTTCCAAAGGCGGTAACGCCGGGAAATAA
- the plsX gene encoding phosphate acyltransferase PlsX: MSKTITISLDVMGGDEGAAVILPGAELALLRRPDIRYQLYGDEAVVRPLLANYPRLQEKSTFHHCDYSVRMDEKPSQALRKGRKRSSMWQAIEAVKNLDADVCVSAGNTGALMAMSTFCLRTMANIDRPAIAAIWPTLRGESIVLDVGATIGADAQQLFDFAIMGSAMARALFDLKRPSVALLNIGVEEVKGQDDVKTAGRLLREANLETMNYKGFVEGDSLGKGLVDVVVTEAFSGNIALKTAEGTAKQIASYLRDAMGRTWRARLGYLLAKTAFDKLREKMDPRKANGGVFLGLNGIVIKSHGGTDAEGFASAVELAYDMARNGLMTKIGNDLDRYHKARFQATQAGNGAEE, from the coding sequence ATGTCGAAAACAATAACTATTTCGCTTGATGTGATGGGCGGTGATGAGGGGGCTGCGGTTATTCTGCCGGGGGCTGAGCTTGCACTGCTGCGCAGACCGGATATTCGCTATCAGCTCTATGGTGATGAAGCCGTCGTCAGGCCGCTTCTGGCGAACTATCCCCGCCTGCAGGAAAAATCGACATTCCATCATTGTGATTACTCTGTCCGGATGGATGAAAAGCCGAGTCAGGCTCTGAGGAAAGGCCGCAAGCGCTCAAGCATGTGGCAGGCCATCGAGGCGGTCAAAAACCTGGATGCTGATGTTTGTGTGTCTGCTGGCAATACCGGCGCGCTTATGGCGATGTCGACATTCTGCCTTCGGACCATGGCCAATATTGATCGCCCGGCTATTGCTGCTATCTGGCCCACGCTCCGCGGAGAAAGCATCGTTCTCGATGTGGGCGCGACGATTGGAGCCGATGCTCAGCAGCTCTTTGATTTCGCCATTATGGGAAGTGCCATGGCGCGCGCGCTGTTTGATCTGAAGCGCCCGAGTGTTGCACTGCTGAATATCGGCGTGGAAGAGGTCAAGGGGCAGGATGATGTAAAGACTGCCGGCCGCCTGCTGCGGGAAGCCAATCTGGAGACCATGAATTACAAAGGCTTTGTTGAAGGCGACAGCCTCGGCAAGGGGCTTGTCGATGTGGTGGTGACTGAAGCGTTCAGTGGCAATATTGCTCTCAAGACAGCAGAAGGTACCGCCAAGCAGATTGCCTCTTACCTGAGGGATGCCATGGGCAGAACATGGCGAGCGCGTCTGGGTTATCTTCTTGCAAAGACAGCGTTTGACAAACTGCGCGAGAAAATGGATCCGCGGAAGGCCAATGGTGGCGTTTTCCTAGGGTTGAATGGAATTGTGATCAAAAGCCACGGCGGAACGGATGCGGAAGGTTTCGCAAGCGCTGTCGAACTGGCATATGACATGGCACGCAACGGGCTGATGACCAAGATTGGCAATGATCTTGATCGCTATCACAAGGCTCGTTTTCAAGCGACACAAGCCGGGAATGGAGCAGAAGAGTGA
- a CDS encoding YceD family protein: MIDQLPDNLKHWVLISDALKRPETVRFTASAEECAEIAKLYSLPDVTAFSFEIEVEAWRKQGLRLKGDLKAEVIQSCVVTLEPVPGTIREEMDICFLPEGASRGRQVEASGKEIMIDPEAEDPPEILTGNRLDVATPAFEHFALALNPYPRLEGAHLPDTEDEDEDDGRESPFAALKGLQGQLKS; encoded by the coding sequence ATGATTGATCAACTGCCGGACAACCTCAAACACTGGGTGTTGATTTCAGATGCTTTGAAACGCCCGGAAACCGTTCGGTTCACGGCATCAGCTGAAGAATGTGCCGAGATTGCCAAACTTTACAGTTTGCCGGACGTAACGGCTTTCTCATTTGAGATTGAGGTGGAAGCCTGGCGCAAGCAGGGCCTGCGGCTCAAGGGAGATCTGAAGGCTGAGGTCATTCAGTCCTGTGTTGTAACGCTTGAACCTGTTCCCGGCACGATTCGTGAAGAGATGGATATCTGCTTTTTGCCTGAGGGAGCATCCAGAGGGCGGCAGGTCGAGGCCAGCGGCAAGGAAATCATGATCGATCCGGAAGCCGAGGATCCACCAGAAATTCTGACTGGCAACAGGTTGGATGTGGCGACTCCGGCTTTTGAGCATTTCGCACTGGCTCTCAATCCCTATCCACGCCTTGAAGGAGCTCATCTGCCCGATACGGAAGATGAAGATGAGGACGACGGCAGGGAATCACCGTTCGCAGCCCTGAAGGGCCTTCAGGGGCAATTGAAATCCTGA
- the nusB gene encoding transcription antitermination factor NusB produces the protein MASDTSPQAPKTFRPANKRGAARLAAVQALYQMDVGGTDLTHVIVEFESFRLGKEMDGDQYRDADRVYFRDIVSGVVKDQRLLDPKIHVALADKWPLKRIDTTLRAILRCGTYEILNRSDVPSRVIITEYVDVARAFFEGDEAKMVNGVLDRLAHAERPQEFDGEQ, from the coding sequence ATGGCCAGTGACACCTCTCCGCAGGCTCCGAAGACTTTCAGACCGGCCAACAAGCGTGGCGCGGCCCGGCTTGCAGCTGTTCAGGCGCTTTATCAGATGGATGTGGGCGGGACTGACCTCACGCATGTGATCGTCGAGTTCGAATCCTTCCGTCTGGGCAAGGAGATGGACGGTGATCAGTATCGCGATGCGGATCGGGTCTATTTCCGGGACATCGTTTCCGGCGTGGTCAAGGATCAGCGTCTGCTGGATCCGAAGATTCACGTTGCGCTGGCGGACAAATGGCCGCTGAAGCGGATCGATACAACGCTGCGTGCTATTCTGCGCTGTGGCACCTATGAAATCCTCAATCGTTCCGATGTTCCGTCCCGGGTGATCATCACGGAATATGTGGATGTTGCACGGGCCTTCTTTGAAGGTGATGAGGCGAAGATGGTCAATGGTGTGCTGGACCGTCTGGCCCATGCAGAGCGCCCGCAGGAATTTGACGGCGAGCAGTGA
- a CDS encoding beta-ketoacyl-ACP synthase III, which yields MRVVRSVVLGCGSYLPEKALTNSDLAQMVDTSDEWIVQRTGISQRHIAAEGQTTSDLGYNAAKAALDDAGIDASSLDLIILATATPDNTFPATSVSIQHRLGMSHGAAFDVHAVCSGFVYAMTTADAYIKAGLAKRVLVIGAETFSRILDWEDRTTCVLFGDGAGAVVLEAQEGEGTVDDRGILTCKLRSDGCHQKKLYVDGGPSSTQTVGHLRMEGREVFKHAVGMISDVVDDAFSETGLTADDLTWFVPHQANKRIIDSSAKKLGIDPQKVVCTVQKHGNTSAASVPLALTEARRDGRIKTGDLVMLEAMGGGFTWGSVLLRW from the coding sequence GTGAGAGTCGTCCGATCTGTGGTTCTGGGATGCGGTTCGTACCTTCCCGAGAAGGCGCTGACCAATAGCGATCTGGCGCAAATGGTTGATACGTCTGATGAATGGATTGTTCAGCGGACAGGCATTTCTCAGCGCCATATTGCTGCTGAAGGCCAGACCACTTCTGATCTCGGATACAATGCGGCAAAGGCTGCGTTGGACGATGCCGGGATTGATGCCTCGTCCCTGGATCTGATTATCCTGGCAACCGCGACCCCCGACAATACATTTCCGGCAACATCTGTCAGCATCCAGCATCGCCTGGGCATGAGCCATGGTGCCGCGTTTGATGTGCATGCAGTCTGTTCCGGATTCGTTTATGCGATGACCACGGCGGACGCCTATATCAAGGCCGGGCTTGCCAAACGTGTTCTGGTGATCGGTGCGGAGACATTCTCACGAATTCTTGATTGGGAAGACAGAACCACCTGCGTCCTGTTCGGTGACGGCGCTGGAGCTGTGGTTCTGGAGGCGCAGGAAGGCGAGGGCACCGTTGATGACCGGGGTATTCTTACCTGCAAGCTGCGCTCTGACGGTTGCCATCAGAAGAAGCTTTATGTGGATGGCGGGCCATCTTCTACCCAGACCGTTGGTCATCTCCGCATGGAGGGCCGTGAGGTTTTCAAACATGCTGTCGGCATGATTTCCGATGTGGTCGATGATGCCTTTTCAGAGACGGGCCTGACCGCGGATGATCTGACCTGGTTTGTTCCGCATCAGGCAAACAAACGGATTATCGACAGCAGTGCCAAGAAGCTGGGCATCGATCCGCAGAAGGTTGTTTGCACTGTTCAGAAACATGGCAATACATCCGCTGCATCTGTGCCGCTTGCTTTGACTGAGGCCCGTCGGGACGGTCGAATCAAGACCGGTGACCTGGTGATGCTGGAAGCGATGGGTGGAGGATTCACCTGGGGTTCTGTCCTCCTGCGCTGGTAA
- a CDS encoding MFS transporter — MTSTVDTEPFVDDGLARRNAIVLAATQSVAGAVAPMSFAIGSIIGSHLLGEDQSLATLPITAFVVGTALMTMPAALMMRHIGRQAGFVLGAGMTIIGALSAFGALYVSSFMLFCLAYLVSGASTAFVQQYRFAAADTASDAMKPKVISWVLIGGILAAVVGPQTVILASDLIPTVAFAGMFLVQAFYGLVAIALLLFLKAPPVRDAAYSHQGRPLAEIARQPRFLIAVLCGVSSYVIMNFVMTAAPLAMVQCGHGQGDAALGIQWHVIAMFGPSFFTGHLIARFGKTVIIGVGFVLLAISAAIGLSGLGLAHFWISLVFLGVGWNFSFIGATSMLTDVYRPEERNKVQGLNEFLVFGTVGVGSFLSGRMLNTAGWDGVNMVVFPIVVLCLAALLWQKLRAPDHATA, encoded by the coding sequence ATGACCTCGACTGTTGATACGGAACCGTTTGTTGATGATGGCCTTGCCCGGCGCAATGCCATTGTGCTGGCTGCGACGCAGTCGGTGGCGGGGGCTGTCGCGCCCATGTCCTTTGCGATCGGCAGCATTATCGGATCACATCTCCTTGGTGAAGACCAGTCCCTGGCCACCTTGCCAATTACTGCTTTTGTGGTCGGTACAGCCCTGATGACTATGCCTGCTGCGCTGATGATGCGCCACATCGGCCGACAGGCGGGCTTCGTCCTGGGTGCCGGTATGACAATTATTGGTGCGCTTTCGGCTTTTGGCGCACTGTATGTCTCAAGTTTCATGCTGTTCTGTCTGGCCTATCTGGTAAGCGGAGCCAGTACAGCCTTTGTGCAGCAATACCGGTTTGCTGCAGCCGACACAGCGTCTGATGCCATGAAGCCGAAAGTGATTTCCTGGGTTCTGATTGGCGGGATTCTGGCTGCTGTTGTTGGACCCCAGACGGTTATTCTGGCGTCTGATCTTATTCCGACAGTCGCATTTGCAGGCATGTTTCTGGTTCAGGCCTTTTATGGCCTGGTTGCCATTGCGTTGCTGTTGTTTTTGAAGGCGCCGCCAGTGCGGGATGCAGCCTATAGCCATCAGGGACGCCCGCTTGCTGAAATCGCCAGACAACCACGATTCCTTATTGCTGTGCTCTGTGGCGTATCGAGCTATGTGATCATGAATTTCGTTATGACGGCTGCACCGCTGGCCATGGTGCAGTGCGGGCACGGGCAGGGCGATGCAGCGCTTGGCATCCAGTGGCATGTGATTGCCATGTTCGGTCCGAGCTTCTTTACCGGACATCTGATTGCCCGGTTTGGCAAGACGGTAATCATCGGGGTGGGGTTTGTGCTGCTTGCCATCAGTGCTGCAATCGGCCTGTCAGGTCTTGGGCTCGCCCATTTCTGGATATCGCTTGTTTTCCTGGGTGTTGGCTGGAATTTCAGCTTTATCGGTGCCACATCCATGCTGACGGATGTTTACAGGCCGGAAGAGCGCAACAAGGTTCAGGGTCTGAATGAATTTCTGGTCTTCGGTACGGTGGGTGTCGGGTCGTTCCTGTCCGGGAGAATGCTCAATACCGCCGGATGGGATGGCGTGAATATGGTTGTCTTTCCGATTGTTGTGCTCTGCCTGGCAGCGCTTCTGTGGCAGAAGCTTCGTGCGCCCGATCACGCCACTGCATAA
- the ribD gene encoding bifunctional diaminohydroxyphosphoribosylaminopyrimidine deaminase/5-amino-6-(5-phosphoribosylamino)uracil reductase RibD, with translation MSKIQGEVSPSVPRFDSSRDEHFMRFAIRIARRGLGRTAPNPSVGAVLVTAEGQVLSYARTADSGRPHAERRALDALGGEARGACCYVTLEPCSHHGKTSPCANALVEAGVARVVIALKDPDPRVAGQGITRLRDAGIEVVTGVLGQEARQLHDGHVSRVTRKRPHIQLKLAVSSDGFIGQKGAGQVAITGPEARQAVQIMRAQADGILVGIETVLADDPDLSCRLPGLERFSPVRLVLDRRGRMPLDCRLLQTADRVPVWILVGPEADVSHLKACEARGARVIRCPLSGSGLDLVYLTSLLAEEELTTLFVEGGARVARSFLDAGLVDEFLLFSGPGRIGADGIPALAGLDLSAVLRESRIRRDSDFILMDEQRYGADRLRRYRKGDKSMFTGIVTDKGEIHSVETRPSGARITIASAYDAAQVDMGASIACAGICLTVVDSERLEDGRSTFQFDVSRETLDRTTLGFWVEGDTVNLERPLTLGTELGGHVVTGHVDGLAEIVERVDYDDTSRFRLKAPHDLAKFIAGKGSVTLDGTSLTVNDVEGDEFTIMLIPHTLTVTSWGSRQAGDKVNLEVDLMARYAARLAEFT, from the coding sequence ATGAGCAAGATACAGGGGGAGGTGTCCCCATCTGTCCCCCGTTTTGATTCCTCACGCGATGAGCATTTCATGCGGTTTGCAATCCGTATTGCGCGTCGCGGTCTCGGACGTACTGCTCCCAATCCATCAGTCGGTGCGGTGCTGGTAACCGCAGAGGGGCAGGTGCTGTCATACGCCCGGACAGCGGACAGCGGCCGTCCACATGCCGAAAGACGTGCGCTGGATGCACTTGGCGGTGAGGCTAGGGGAGCATGTTGTTATGTGACCCTTGAGCCCTGTTCTCATCACGGAAAAACGTCCCCGTGTGCTAATGCTCTTGTGGAGGCTGGCGTAGCGCGGGTCGTCATTGCCCTGAAAGACCCCGACCCGCGTGTGGCAGGACAGGGAATTACCCGGCTGCGGGATGCGGGTATCGAGGTCGTAACTGGTGTTCTGGGCCAAGAGGCCCGACAGCTGCATGATGGGCATGTCAGCCGGGTCACCCGCAAACGGCCGCATATCCAGTTGAAACTGGCTGTCAGTTCCGACGGGTTTATCGGTCAGAAAGGTGCCGGGCAGGTGGCCATCACCGGCCCTGAAGCACGACAGGCTGTCCAGATCATGCGGGCACAGGCCGATGGGATACTGGTCGGGATAGAGACCGTTCTTGCCGATGATCCGGACCTGTCCTGCCGATTGCCCGGGCTTGAGCGCTTTTCACCTGTCCGGCTGGTGCTCGACAGGCGTGGACGGATGCCGCTTGACTGTCGTCTTCTGCAGACAGCGGACAGGGTGCCCGTCTGGATTCTGGTTGGACCTGAGGCTGATGTGTCTCACCTGAAGGCCTGTGAGGCCAGAGGCGCGCGTGTTATTCGCTGCCCGCTGTCAGGCTCCGGGCTTGATCTGGTTTATCTGACATCGCTTTTGGCGGAAGAGGAATTGACCACTCTTTTTGTTGAGGGTGGTGCTCGGGTCGCCAGGAGTTTTCTTGATGCCGGGCTTGTTGACGAATTCCTGTTGTTTTCCGGACCAGGCCGGATTGGAGCGGATGGCATTCCCGCGCTGGCCGGGCTCGATCTCTCTGCTGTTTTGCGTGAAAGCAGGATCAGGAGAGACAGCGATTTTATTCTGATGGACGAGCAGCGCTATGGCGCGGACAGGCTTCGTCGTTACAGAAAAGGAGACAAATCCATGTTTACCGGAATTGTGACAGACAAGGGAGAGATCCACTCGGTGGAAACACGCCCGTCCGGTGCCCGCATCACCATTGCGAGCGCATATGATGCTGCCCAGGTTGATATGGGTGCATCCATCGCCTGTGCCGGTATCTGTCTGACTGTTGTTGACAGTGAGCGGCTTGAGGATGGTCGCAGCACGTTTCAGTTTGACGTGTCACGTGAGACGCTTGATCGCACGACGCTTGGGTTCTGGGTTGAAGGGGATACGGTCAATCTCGAACGTCCGCTTACTCTTGGCACGGAACTGGGCGGCCATGTGGTGACCGGCCATGTGGACGGGCTGGCCGAGATTGTCGAGCGCGTGGATTATGATGATACATCCCGCTTCCGCCTGAAAGCACCGCATGATCTGGCAAAATTCATTGCCGGGAAGGGGTCTGTGACCCTTGATGGCACTTCTCTGACGGTGAATGACGTGGAGGGGGATGAATTCACGATCATGCTGATTCCACACACATTGACGGTGACAAGCTGGGGAAGCCGTCAGGCTGGTGACAAAGTAAACCTTGAAGTCGATTTGATGGCCCGCTATGCAGCAAGGCTTGCTGAATTCACGTAA
- the ribH gene encoding 6,7-dimethyl-8-ribityllumazine synthase, whose translation MAQSKPHILIIEARFYEAIADEIANGAIAEIEASGATYERIAVPGVLEIPTALAVANKAVADGKVSYDGYVTLGCVIRGETTHYDIVAGESARAIMDLCVDHRLAVGNGIQTVENEAQAWARARISEKNKGGGAAAAALRMIELKQKYGQ comes from the coding sequence ATGGCACAGTCAAAGCCGCATATCCTGATCATTGAGGCGCGTTTTTATGAAGCGATTGCCGACGAAATTGCCAATGGCGCGATTGCTGAAATCGAAGCATCAGGCGCGACTTATGAGCGGATTGCTGTTCCGGGCGTTCTGGAAATTCCGACGGCTCTGGCTGTGGCCAACAAGGCTGTGGCAGATGGCAAGGTTTCTTACGATGGCTATGTCACGCTGGGCTGTGTCATTCGTGGCGAGACGACACATTATGATATCGTCGCGGGTGAATCCGCCCGTGCTATCATGGACCTGTGCGTTGACCACCGTCTGGCTGTCGGAAACGGCATTCAGACGGTTGAGAACGAGGCTCAGGCCTGGGCACGTGCACGTATCTCTGAAAAGAACAAGGGTGGCGGTGCCGCCGCTGCAGCGCTTCGGATGATCGAACTGAAGCAGAAATACGGACAATAA
- the thiL gene encoding thiamine-phosphate kinase, which yields MGEQRQRPGEFALIAKYLAPLATDPGTFDLTDDTCRLDIPDGQQLVISKDMLVSGMHFLATDPPDLIARKALRVNISDLTAKGAEAAGYMLGLSLPDDWTEDWLQRFSEGLGRDAAVFSLGLLGGDTVKSGSDRLTISVTVFGWQPKGTRLTRGGARPGDHLYVSGVIGDSALGLLLHRGDQPTWVVALDDRLCNELINRYLLPGNRQDIRSLVLDYASASMDISDGLVGDLRHICVASGCGARLETGLVPMSEAGQVAASVETGCLQTMLTGGDDYEVLLTVPDDRHKAFQDAVKMSSVPFTRIGVMTEGSTEIDLKDADGQSLVWEQQSFSHF from the coding sequence ATGGGCGAGCAGCGGCAAAGGCCTGGTGAATTTGCGCTGATCGCCAAGTATCTTGCGCCGCTTGCTACAGATCCCGGTACATTTGACCTCACAGACGATACCTGTCGTCTTGATATCCCGGATGGCCAGCAGCTGGTTATCAGCAAGGATATGCTGGTCTCCGGTATGCATTTTCTTGCCACCGACCCGCCTGACCTGATTGCCCGGAAAGCCCTCCGGGTCAATATTTCCGATCTGACAGCCAAAGGCGCAGAGGCCGCCGGGTATATGTTGGGTCTCAGCCTGCCGGATGACTGGACTGAAGACTGGCTCCAGAGGTTCTCCGAAGGGCTTGGGCGAGACGCTGCTGTTTTCAGTCTTGGGCTTCTCGGGGGAGATACGGTCAAATCCGGGTCGGACCGATTGACAATCTCCGTGACTGTTTTCGGATGGCAGCCCAAGGGAACCCGTCTGACGAGAGGCGGGGCCCGGCCTGGGGATCATCTGTATGTCAGTGGTGTCATCGGTGATTCTGCGCTTGGTCTTCTGCTGCATCGCGGGGACCAACCGACGTGGGTAGTGGCTCTGGACGACAGACTGTGCAACGAGTTGATCAATCGCTACCTTCTGCCGGGAAACAGGCAGGATATCCGATCGCTGGTTCTGGATTATGCATCAGCGTCTATGGATATCTCGGATGGCCTTGTGGGAGACCTGCGTCATATCTGTGTTGCCTCCGGCTGTGGCGCGCGGCTGGAAACAGGGCTTGTGCCGATGTCCGAGGCCGGGCAGGTGGCAGCTTCAGTTGAGACCGGCTGTCTCCAGACCATGCTGACCGGTGGTGACGATTACGAGGTTCTCCTGACGGTGCCTGATGACAGGCATAAAGCATTTCAGGACGCTGTGAAGATGTCTTCTGTTCCTTTCACGCGAATTGGCGTGATGACTGAAGGCTCGACCGAGATTGACTTGAAGGATGCTGATGGGCAAAGCTTGGTCTGGGAGCAGCAGTCCTTCTCCCATTTCTGA
- a CDS encoding outer membrane protein assembly factor BamE has product MSNADDRQIKTSSGRKAYRLLAGAAALAVLSMVSACGTASTEHVHGFVVTDDLLQQVPEGASQDHVNLVLGTPSVTAEFGNEVYYYISQTKRQEMRFLKAELVDQKVLAVYFDEEGSVDRLANYGLQDGKVFDFITKTTPTGGKDVSFVQQLIEGAGRGLVGGI; this is encoded by the coding sequence GTGTCGAACGCGGATGACAGACAAATAAAAACCTCATCTGGACGGAAAGCTTACCGCCTGCTGGCCGGAGCCGCCGCCCTAGCTGTTCTCTCCATGGTCAGCGCTTGCGGTACCGCAAGCACAGAACATGTGCATGGTTTTGTTGTGACCGACGATCTTCTGCAGCAAGTGCCTGAAGGTGCCAGTCAGGATCACGTCAATCTCGTGCTTGGAACTCCGTCAGTGACGGCAGAGTTCGGTAACGAGGTCTATTATTATATTTCCCAGACCAAAAGACAGGAAATGCGGTTCCTGAAGGCCGAGCTGGTCGATCAGAAGGTTCTCGCCGTCTATTTTGATGAAGAAGGCTCAGTCGATCGTCTCGCCAATTATGGTCTGCAGGACGGTAAGGTTTTTGATTTCATCACCAAGACCACGCCTACAGGCGGTAAGGACGTCTCCTTCGTTCAGCAGCTTATCGAGGGTGCAGGGCGTGGCCTTGTCGGCGGCATCTGA
- the nrdR gene encoding transcriptional regulator NrdR, translated as MRCPYCSCDNTQVKDSRPTEDHTSIRRRRVCADCGGRFTTFERIQLRELTVIKKSGRRVPFDRDKLMRSVQIALRKRSVEMERVERMVSGIVRQLESLGDPEVNADQIGYFVMDGLRGLDDVAYVRFASVYKNFREAKDFENILDELHGPEDEPLSPDTDADSLKSGD; from the coding sequence ATGCGTTGTCCATATTGCAGCTGTGACAATACGCAGGTAAAAGACTCTCGGCCGACGGAGGACCATACGTCCATCCGTCGGCGTCGTGTTTGTGCGGATTGCGGTGGTCGGTTCACGACCTTTGAACGCATCCAGCTCCGTGAACTCACCGTCATCAAGAAGAGTGGCCGCCGTGTTCCGTTTGACCGGGACAAGCTGATGCGCTCTGTTCAGATCGCCCTGCGCAAGCGCTCGGTTGAGATGGAACGGGTGGAACGGATGGTCAGTGGCATTGTGCGTCAGCTCGAAAGCCTAGGCGACCCGGAAGTCAATGCAGACCAGATTGGGTACTTCGTCATGGACGGCCTGCGCGGGCTGGATGATGTAGCCTATGTGCGGTTTGCGTCGGTTTACAAAAACTTCCGTGAAGCCAAAGACTTCGAGAATATTCTTGATGAACTGCATGGGCCTGAGGACGAGCCTCTCAGTCCGGACACGGATGCTGATTCATTGAAGTCCGGCGACTGA